One Coccinella septempunctata chromosome X, icCocSept1.1, whole genome shotgun sequence genomic window carries:
- the LOC123321382 gene encoding protein jagunal, which yields MATKGSHYTPLGTDGTDHAYRQRIAAQYQISALNKSRLKYCIFFHYLLFFAMLGKLSSDILDRLDVFILEIEELRIPQPLWWEYAWCVSLMLSFLCLAAIKKNRVKPMNQYIAGLIVFGFIPLLYAVIYYFKDVIVYLMANNEEDLEDVQFWQGYPYGLLWYAFILLALQVHIFSIYFAWNLLQAWKSKGLKKTD from the exons ATGGCTACGAAAGGTTCACATTACACACCCTTAGGTACTGATGGAACGGACCATGCCTATAGACAACGTATTGCTGCTCAATATCAAATAAG TGCTTTGAACAAATCAAGACTtaaatattgtatattttttcattacctATTATTCTTTGCAATGTTGGGAAAATTATCATCTGATATTCTAGACAGATTAGATGTATTTATTTTAGAGATTGAGGAACTAAGAATTCCACAA CCGTTATGGTGGGAGTATGCCTGGTGTGTTAGTTTAATGCTTTCTTTCCTATGCCTGGCTGCCATAAAAAAGAATCGAGTAAAACCTATGAATCAGTATATTGCAGGTTTAATTGTGTTTGGTTTCATTCCACTTCTATATGcagttatttattatttcaaagACGTTATTGTCTACTTGATGGCTAATAATGAGGAAGATCTTGAAGATGTACAGTTCTGGCAG GGTTACCCCTATGGTCTTCTTTGGTATGCTTTTATACTCCTAGCACTACAAGttcacatattttctatttatttTGCATGGAATCTCTTACAAGCATGGAAATCAAAGGGACTCAAGAAAACCGACTGA
- the LOC123321381 gene encoding monocarboxylate transporter 4 isoform X1 — translation MSDGRKFSKELEVIEPLLETPEATLSKHSKVEYVNNARPNIRHNRSVAIIEEEDAKKRTKRVPPDGGWGWLVLLGATLVNVLIPGTIKSFGILLVEFLEVFRTSPATAMWIPSLCYFLYSSLGPVSSILSLKYSYRTVTLIGGSFAAVGMICTTFAQNIIYVYVTVGVFVGTGAGLAFPPTVYIVTSYFNRLRGVANGICISGSALGSIILPPLLRTILEEYGYRGTCLIIGGLILNVWVAALFYDPVEKHMKTISVESEEIDDKPQELIVTSTMKSMNQIDESASVAADSMLSDTVFSEASRKFNRSASSTAMQTLRSLGTVERKISVPACTSHSTQVNDGTMQRLRLPKHSLPPKRSPSTSSFQYITTPYHGSALTLQPEVFASSFSIRGSQGKLNEPPKKKFIDLALLKDPIYLIIMVSSGINAVSYTNFLIILPQYALMQNFGKTNGALLLSIVSTFDLIGRIGGSALSDLQCCPKLGYYIGGLLISGLALAFLPMYPNFVFVSCCCVVFGISSGAYTGVTAVIMTDMLGEDRLQSTYGISLFFNGVLQLISPPICGAVLDGPQTYVMLFIVLGILLVCAASLWLLMPCIPDSKKHNEE, via the exons ATGTCAGATggtagaaaattttcaaaggaGCTCGAAGTGATCGAGCCCCTTCTAGAAACTCCTGAGGCAACTCTAAGCAAACATTCTAAAGTGGAATATGTAAACAATGCACGCCCCAATATAAGACATAACAGAA GTGTCGCTATAATTGAAGAAGAAGATGCTAAGAAAAGAACAAAGAGAGTGCCCCCAGATGGTGGCTGGGGATGGCTGGTTCTTTTGGGAGCCACCTTAGTCAATGTTCTTATCCCAGGAACAATAAAATCTTTTGGCATCCTCTTGGTAGAATTTCTGGAAGTTTTCAGAACAAGTCCAGCAACAGCTATGTGGATACCATCTCTATGTTATTTTTTATATAGTTCCTTAG gtcCTGTGTCAAGTATCTTATCGTTAAAATATTCCTACAGAACAGTTACATTGATTGGAGGCAGCTTTGCAGCAGTTGGAATGATATGTACAACATTTGCTCAGaatataatatatgtatatgttacTGTAGGAGTATTTGTTGGAACTGGAGCAGGACTAGCATTCCCTCCAACTGTATATATTGTAACTAGTTACTTCAATAGATTACGTGGGGTAGCTAATGGGATATGCATATCAGGGTCAGCTCTTGGCTCCATTATATTGCCCCCACTTTTGCGAACGATACTAGAAGAGTATGGTTATCGAGGAACCTGCCTGATTATAGGAGGTTTGATATTAAATGTTTGGGTAGCTGCCCTTTTTTATGATCCTGTGGAAAAGCATATGAAAACAATATCTGTAGAATCAGAGGAAATAGATGACAAACCACAAGAACTAATAGTTACAAGTACAATGAAATCTATGAATCAGATTGATGAGTCAGCATCAGTTGCAGCTGACAGCATGCTGAGTGATACAGTCTTCTCAGAAGCATCTCGCAAATTCAACAGAAGTGCTTCCAGTACAGCTATGCAAACACTAAGATCTCTAGGTACTGTGGAGAGGAAGATCAGTGTTCCTGCATGTACTTCTCATTCTACACAAGTGAATGATGGAACAATGCAAAGATTGAGACTTCCCAAGCATTCTCTTCCACCTAAAAGAAGTCCCTCGACAAGTTCATTTCAGTATATCACTACTCCATACCATGGAAGTGCTTTAACTCTGCAGCCAGAAGTATTTGCAAGTTCTTTCAGCATTAGAGGCTCCCAAGGAAAACTGAATGAACCAccaaagaaaaaattcattgatttaGCACTTCTTAAAGATCCTATATACCTCATCATAATGGTATCTAGTGGCATAAATGCAGTGAGCTACACAAACTTTTTGATAATCTTACCACAATATGCACTAATGCAAAATTTCGGTAAAACTAATGGTGCTCTACTTCTGTCAATTGTATCAACCTTCGATTTAATTGGTAGAATTGGTGGATCTGCATTATCAGATCTTCAGTGTTGTCCAAAACTGGGCTATTATATTGGGGGTCTTCTCATATCGGGATTAGCATTAGCATTTCTACCAATGTATCCGAATTTTGTATTTGTTTCATGTTGTTGTGTTGTATTTGGTATATCATCAGGAGCATATACAGGTGTTACTGCTGTAATTATGACAGATATGTTAGGAGAAGATAGACTTCAATCAACATATGGTATTTCATTATTCTTTAATGGTGTATTACAATTAATAAGTCCTCCTATATGTGGAGCAGTCCTAGACGGACCACAAACATATGTGATGTTGTTCATAGTTTTGGGTATTTTATTAGTATGTGCTGCATCTTTATGGCTCCTTATGCCTTGTATACCagattcaaaaaaacataatgaGGAGTAA
- the LOC123321379 gene encoding uncharacterized protein LOC123321379 has protein sequence MADSRPARTSQGTDMMEFLRFPDAIEYDQIVKNCNRLARPIGSRSVTNKCYVLLWKATYFAASVFIGVQHVLDTLEGMKNEPVPCLVMLAADAFIDADMTLIVESCKVRVIPYIFIPNRKAMRDALSVENDVLAVLIAFNHDPGMRREFEDCFVSIRSQCFRSKKKRRRVRGTHPPTSVSVPPEIGPRGEMPQQVTTQVSTRPSGEIISLIHGPESSSDSDWITISTDSDSESEQEKSKDFSVNVPDESGSTFHEYVRIPSPTPAPSPSEMVAHQRPEVPSSTVGGTSTACSSDESVRPGPSREFLTPPMKRRQHTPHKQATWPIALPYAPKEDFDDEKIRMYLQTICRKKKKLRLRTKTSVPPTCTMPQSPLAQKYMHNSSQPSTSGQYTSVPQTTSQEEPIDVDADDISFQWTMDDLSSTSNEQLIDLTSSPINDSDKIHEISSSDDDVLMIEESSNIGNDGAAGDGNICSLNSSTSSSSASTATLDMTTGEEAYSSRYSVHPSEPFLVGDSAANHPTFGMNVESSHGLGDFCIGPSSARSSDTQASTSSSSGDVINLQPSSSTLFAFSDTPSNASLSGESSAAHATPTESVHEMAVPSSSRDLNDGPSRSVDLINAQAGPSSGVGDVPAVPSNSGELGDAAAASSSSRAAGVGDGGGSRRMGMSHPSAFGDVGIGDGYTWPIRSYNRNTRRRIPHRVTGTGEGGPSPFMPTTFSFIFAPRIVYTAAATEDGMRRGAWNVPPGQQGFPTEEDLLDIPFPLDEDSPRSDENSNLQSSRSEDVIASDEEDNESSEESDLSPEEENVEPPSPFEFSE, from the exons ATGGCAGATAGCCGGCCGGCTAGAACATCACAAGGAACTGATATGATGGAATTTCTACGCTTTCCAGACGCGATCGAGTATGATCAGATTGTAAAAAATTGTAATCGTCTTGCGAGGCCCATTGGCAGCCGTTCGGTCACCAACAAATGCTACGTTCTGCTTTGGAAAG CGACATATTTTGCAGCATCGGTATTTATCGGTGTTCAGCATGTACTTGATACATTAGAGGGAATGAAAAACGAACCTGTGCCGTGTTTGGTGATGTTAGCTGCTGATGCCTTCATAGATGCTGATATGACATTAATCGTTGAAAGTTGTAAAGTGAGAGTTATTCCATATATTTTCATTCCTAACAGAAAAGCAATGCGAGATGCTTTAAGTGTAGAAAATGACGTTTTGGCGGTATTGATAGCCTTCAATCATGATCCAGGAATGCGAAGAGAATTTGAGGATTGTTTCGTCAGCATAAGATCACAATGCTTCAGAAGTAAGAAGAAGCGAAGGCGTGTTCGTGGTACCCATCCTCCAACATCTGTATCTGTACCACCTGAGATTGGACCAAGGGGAGAAATGCCACAACAGGTGACCACACAAGTATCAACTAGGCCCTCGGGAGAAATTATTTCCCTAATTCACGGACCTGAAAGCAGCTCAGATTCTGACTGGATTACAATCAGTACCGATAGCGACTCTGAATCAGAACAAGAAAAATCGAAGGATTTCAGCGTTAATGTGCCTGATGAAAGTGGGAGCACCTTCCACGAGTACGTGCGAATCCCTTCCCCTACGCCAGCACCATCCCCTTCAGAAATGGTTGCCCATCAGAGGCCAGAAGTGCCTTCATCTACAGTTGGAGGAACTTCCACAGCGTGCTCTAGCGATGAATCTGTCAGACCAGGCCCGAGTAGAGAATTCTTGACGCCCCCAATGAAACGTCGCCAACATACTCCTCATAAGCAAGCTACTTGGCCAATAGCGTTACCTTATGCGCCCAAAGAGGATTTTGACGACGAGAAGATTAGAATGTACTTGCAAACAATTTgtaggaagaagaagaagttacGACTTAGGACAAAAACTTCTGTTCCTCCTACCTGCACAATGCCACAGTCCCCATTAGCTCAGAAGTATATGCACAACTCTTCTCAACCTTCGACATCGGGACAATATACCTCAGTCCCACAAACAACATCTCAAGAAGAACCGATTGATGTCGATGCGGATGATATCTCTTTCCAGTGGACGATGGATGACCTTTCATCTACTTCGAATGAGCAATTGATCGATCTCACTTCAAGTCCAATTAACGATTCTGATAAAATCCACGAAATAAGCAGTAGTGACGATGATGTTTTGATGATTGAAGAATCCTCAAATATTGGTAATGACGGAGCTGCTGGTGATGGGAATATATGCTCTTTAAATTCATCCACATCGTCCTCTTCAGCATCTACGGCCACTCTAGATATGACAACTGGCGAAGAAGCGTATTCATCGAGGTACAGTGTGCATCCATCCGAGCCATTTCTAGTAGGAGACTCTGCAGCAAATCACCCTACTTTTGGCATGAACGTGGAATCTTCTCATGGTCTAGGTGACTTTTGTATTGGGCCATCATCCGCTCGATCGAGCGATACCCAAGCAAGTACTTCGTCATCGTCTGGAGATGTGATTAATCTTCAACCCTCATCATCTACATTGTTTGCATTCAGTGATACACCATCTAATGCTTCCCTATCTGGAGAATCTTCTGCTGCACATGCCACCCCTACGGAATCTGTTCATGAGATGGCAGTTCCTTCTTCATCTAGGGATTTGAATGATGGCCCTAGTAGATCTGTCGACTTGATTAATGCACAAGCTGGACCATCCAGTGGTGTTGGAGATGTACCAGCCGTTCCCTCAAATTCTGGTGAATTGGGCGACGCAGCAGCCGCTTCGTCTTCATCACGTGCAGCCGGAGTTGGAGATGGGGGGGGAAGTCGTCGCATGGGAATGTCGCACCCTTCAGCTTTTGGAGATGTTGGCATTGGTGATGGTTATACCTGGCCCATACGTTCGTACAATCGTAATACACGCAGAAGAATTCCTCATAGAGTTACTGGTACTGGAGAAGGTGGTCCATCTCCTTTCATGCCAACAACATTCAGTTTCATATTTGCTCCACGTATAGTGTATACTGCCGCAGCTACAGAAGATGGGATGAGACGGGGTGCATGGAACGTTCCTCCAGGTCAGCAAGGCTTTCCCACAGAGGAGGATCTCCTTGATATTCCTTTCCCTCTTGATGAAGACAGTCCACGAAGCGACGAAAATTCAAATCTACAAAGCTCCAGATCTGAGGATGTAATTGCTTCAGATGAAGAGGATAATGAGTCATCGGAAGAATCTGACCTGTCGCCCGAAGAGGAGAATGTTGAACCGCCTAGCCCATTCGAGTTCTCAGAGTAA
- the LOC123321381 gene encoding monocarboxylate transporter 4 isoform X2 — MLWYEGVAIIEEEDAKKRTKRVPPDGGWGWLVLLGATLVNVLIPGTIKSFGILLVEFLEVFRTSPATAMWIPSLCYFLYSSLGPVSSILSLKYSYRTVTLIGGSFAAVGMICTTFAQNIIYVYVTVGVFVGTGAGLAFPPTVYIVTSYFNRLRGVANGICISGSALGSIILPPLLRTILEEYGYRGTCLIIGGLILNVWVAALFYDPVEKHMKTISVESEEIDDKPQELIVTSTMKSMNQIDESASVAADSMLSDTVFSEASRKFNRSASSTAMQTLRSLGTVERKISVPACTSHSTQVNDGTMQRLRLPKHSLPPKRSPSTSSFQYITTPYHGSALTLQPEVFASSFSIRGSQGKLNEPPKKKFIDLALLKDPIYLIIMVSSGINAVSYTNFLIILPQYALMQNFGKTNGALLLSIVSTFDLIGRIGGSALSDLQCCPKLGYYIGGLLISGLALAFLPMYPNFVFVSCCCVVFGISSGAYTGVTAVIMTDMLGEDRLQSTYGISLFFNGVLQLISPPICGAVLDGPQTYVMLFIVLGILLVCAASLWLLMPCIPDSKKHNEE, encoded by the exons ATGCTTTGGTATGAAG GTGTCGCTATAATTGAAGAAGAAGATGCTAAGAAAAGAACAAAGAGAGTGCCCCCAGATGGTGGCTGGGGATGGCTGGTTCTTTTGGGAGCCACCTTAGTCAATGTTCTTATCCCAGGAACAATAAAATCTTTTGGCATCCTCTTGGTAGAATTTCTGGAAGTTTTCAGAACAAGTCCAGCAACAGCTATGTGGATACCATCTCTATGTTATTTTTTATATAGTTCCTTAG gtcCTGTGTCAAGTATCTTATCGTTAAAATATTCCTACAGAACAGTTACATTGATTGGAGGCAGCTTTGCAGCAGTTGGAATGATATGTACAACATTTGCTCAGaatataatatatgtatatgttacTGTAGGAGTATTTGTTGGAACTGGAGCAGGACTAGCATTCCCTCCAACTGTATATATTGTAACTAGTTACTTCAATAGATTACGTGGGGTAGCTAATGGGATATGCATATCAGGGTCAGCTCTTGGCTCCATTATATTGCCCCCACTTTTGCGAACGATACTAGAAGAGTATGGTTATCGAGGAACCTGCCTGATTATAGGAGGTTTGATATTAAATGTTTGGGTAGCTGCCCTTTTTTATGATCCTGTGGAAAAGCATATGAAAACAATATCTGTAGAATCAGAGGAAATAGATGACAAACCACAAGAACTAATAGTTACAAGTACAATGAAATCTATGAATCAGATTGATGAGTCAGCATCAGTTGCAGCTGACAGCATGCTGAGTGATACAGTCTTCTCAGAAGCATCTCGCAAATTCAACAGAAGTGCTTCCAGTACAGCTATGCAAACACTAAGATCTCTAGGTACTGTGGAGAGGAAGATCAGTGTTCCTGCATGTACTTCTCATTCTACACAAGTGAATGATGGAACAATGCAAAGATTGAGACTTCCCAAGCATTCTCTTCCACCTAAAAGAAGTCCCTCGACAAGTTCATTTCAGTATATCACTACTCCATACCATGGAAGTGCTTTAACTCTGCAGCCAGAAGTATTTGCAAGTTCTTTCAGCATTAGAGGCTCCCAAGGAAAACTGAATGAACCAccaaagaaaaaattcattgatttaGCACTTCTTAAAGATCCTATATACCTCATCATAATGGTATCTAGTGGCATAAATGCAGTGAGCTACACAAACTTTTTGATAATCTTACCACAATATGCACTAATGCAAAATTTCGGTAAAACTAATGGTGCTCTACTTCTGTCAATTGTATCAACCTTCGATTTAATTGGTAGAATTGGTGGATCTGCATTATCAGATCTTCAGTGTTGTCCAAAACTGGGCTATTATATTGGGGGTCTTCTCATATCGGGATTAGCATTAGCATTTCTACCAATGTATCCGAATTTTGTATTTGTTTCATGTTGTTGTGTTGTATTTGGTATATCATCAGGAGCATATACAGGTGTTACTGCTGTAATTATGACAGATATGTTAGGAGAAGATAGACTTCAATCAACATATGGTATTTCATTATTCTTTAATGGTGTATTACAATTAATAAGTCCTCCTATATGTGGAGCAGTCCTAGACGGACCACAAACATATGTGATGTTGTTCATAGTTTTGGGTATTTTATTAGTATGTGCTGCATCTTTATGGCTCCTTATGCCTTGTATACCagattcaaaaaaacataatgaGGAGTAA
- the LOC123321383 gene encoding UPF0547 protein C16orf87 homolog — protein MIAKGCPKCDQQVPVACKACPCGYSFFNARRTARVLSPGADMRRRTQRVRREKPNYYDALEYDKRARKTKRHSECEDEDVNKKEGKRKKKVKKEEEEDDDLINNLPPEKQKQCAIILEELNRKLQMVTWKPT, from the exons atgatTGCTAAAGGTTGCCCAAAATGTGATCAGCAA GTACCAGTAGCATGCAAAGCATGTCCTTGCGGATATTCTTTTTTTAATGCCAGAAGAACAGCTAGGGTACTATCCCCTGGAGCAGATATGAGGAGAAGGACTCAGAGAGTGAGACGTGAGAAACCTAACTATTACGATGCTTTAGAATATGATAAACGGGCAAGGAAG ACTAAACGTCATAGTGAATGTGAGGATGAGGATGTGAATAAAAAGGaaggtaaaagaaaaaaaaaagttaagaaagaggaagaagaagatgaTGACTTGATAAATAATCTACCTCCTGAAAAACAGAAGCAATGTGCTATTATTTTAGAAGAGTTGAACAGGAAACTTCAAATGGTCACATGGAAACCAACATGA